In a single window of the Littorina saxatilis isolate snail1 linkage group LG3, US_GU_Lsax_2.0, whole genome shotgun sequence genome:
- the LOC138961026 gene encoding BUD13 homolog: protein RERERERERERERERERERESSNGPTPPRSHHDTAPLTPPRHDTAPLTPPRSHHDTAPLTPRHRPAHTTPLTPRHRPAHTTTPPRSHHPAHTTTPPRSHHDTAPLTPPRSHHDTAPLTPRHRPAHTTTPPRSHHDTTPLTPNNGSLLHHNSSPPHINSSPSHINGSLTHVTFASGDTPHSPTPSSISTVTVIAKAPQTVFTHFHTHDHRRDFTTHTVAVTATTTHGRRSQYYYHYYDNTTVTTTTTTDDDDHSPAAGVLRARSSARER, encoded by the exons agagagagagagagagagagagagagagagagagagagagagagagagagagagagagagagct CGAATGGTCCGACACCGCCCCGCTCACACCACGACACCGCCCCGCTCACACCACCCCGCCACGACACCGCCCCGCTCACACCACCCCGCTCACACCACGACACCGCCCCGCTCACACCACGACACCGCCCCGCTCACACCACCCCGCTCACACCACGACACCGCCCCGCTCACACCACGACACCGCCCCGCTCACACCACCCCGCTCACACCACGACACCGCCCCGCTCACACCACGACACCGCCCCGCTCACACCACCCCGCTCCCACCACGACACCGCCCCGCTCACACCACGACACCGCCCCGCTCACACCACGACACCGCCCCGCTCACACCACGACACCACCCCGCTCACACCAAACAATGGCT CTCTCCTCCACCATAACAGCTCTCCTCCACACATCAACAGCTCTCCTTCACACATCAACGGGTCCTTGACACACGTGACCTTTGCTTCAGGTGACACTCCACACTCGCCAACACCGTCTTCCATCTCTACCGTGACAGTGATAGCTA aagCTCCACAA ACAGTCTTCACTCATTTCCACACACACGACCATCGCCGTGACTTCACAACACACACTGTCGCCGTCACTGCTACTACCACACACGGACGTCGTAGCCagtactactaccactactacgaCAACACCaccgtcaccaccaccaccaccaccgacgACGACGACCACTCTCCGGCAGCCGGTGTGCTGCGAGCTAGGAGCAGTGCCAGAGAACGATAG